tttcgctgtgtctcTTGTGTGTGCGCTTGCTTGCTGGGAGGGCTAACTTCATGACTGCTGTAGATGAGAGGAGCTACTGTACCAACaccacgttttgttttgtttgtttgttttgttaaacatctttcttatagttagtttcacatacggttttattttagacttgtttttcctcaggagagaaggcaaaactaacaggtctatcgcatgtgatgcaaagttaggcgtttgtgtacgtctgtgttttactttttctagtcgattcattatttctctgtagtcgttattattgaattatgcatctattattttttaactttttattcgatgtgtaaaagaatgaggaaaacaccttgtttagtttttatttttacgttgtgtatgtagcctatgtaaaaaacaaagacatttagctgtagttattatttagccatgtattttattactcgtttactgtgtgtaaacagcaaacattatttagctgttgtcactattattatttagccatgtattttattacttgtttacttttttatgtgtgtgaaaaaggatggagcagaatattaatattagtattaatattattattattaattggtatttattttaatgttttatgtgggtgtgtgaaagccagaaaatggatggagacaatcagctctagcgtgtggttcagtcactgaagaggaggagggccctgactgaggaagagatcgagggcatgtacgccatggaggaggacctccctgatgaagagctgctgcaggaggatgaggaggaggaggagagtgatctggaggagccccagtccagcacttcaactgcagggtagttttgaaaataaatatatacagcacaatatggaaggttttattttttatgtctccctccctcccaaataaaattcttaatttcagagttttatttgtaatatacttttttttcaaataaaaaaattaaacattttacttgataacttgtgtgttgtttctttatttttgtactgaaatataattgtatctcaaacagggcaacagtgtttccagtctcactttttgccaagttttaaccctggtcagcctttgccatttcggaggttgatttttgtaaaatactaggcattgcaaaaccttatctagctctgcaactgttcaagatatttcaattctgatttcagatttgaattccttggaaaattgtgcagctacaatatactctagtttttatatatatatatatatataactcttggaaagaggttgaaattgaccaatttttaaaaatattatttattatttttcatatttcgataattttttgggaggtgtagctcatatgaaaataaaaataaaatcaccccacaacaaaataaattacatcaatggaaagatctacttaatgcctttctgtaggtgtattgggttttcatttctgatttaaggttccaaaactacaagtgtttaaacagaaaggCATCATGTTTATGACCAGATATTttattccccgtaggcagcatagggttaaaacacttcatgcaactcaaagatgataaaagattgaaaacactttgtttgcaggTGTTACTGTTAATAGATATATGTAGAATAACATGAATCATTTTTAActgagtgctgagctgtgctgtgctgtgctgtgctgttcagcctacctgccagcgccttgcctttgtagaggagtccctgttgattgacaggtatgttgagcctgtcagagaccagactccagactgtggagaccttctcatcctcacagacctgtcaagagacaagaacatacagacacacactgaggggatgagcattaaacactgaaactacatcttcatcctcacaggacaggcgagagacaagaacacacacagtgaggggataagcattaaacactgaaactacatcttcatcctcacaggacagacgagagacaagaacacacacacacacacacacacacagtgaggggatgagcattaaacactgaaactacatcttcatcagtatgcacgcctcgagtgaagcgacatccctcatctgcaccatgcaaatgcacttagtgtcatttcaaacgggattgagattattatgatcaagagctaaaaggcagtaacaacgtgcgcttagaaataataaaacaatgtttttaagaaagccctcaggacacgtgacgacatcccctccttgacaacgtcctgtcctcctgtaggaagtgtctctttacctcagcaatacctgagctgggaaggtacacattttaaagggccttggtttgcagcaatgcagttcaacccactctgtaatgttttatgttctgttatcaaacaaccgctgacttgcccaatcgtagaaagtagaagtagaaaatgtggtttgtcttaccaaacacacacaatgtgaacagtcagtcaatatgtagcggtattgtgaagcgggatgtggggctgctcaatgccttgctcactgggtgtgcttctattcttttaaacaaagtaaggagaggagaggagagggggaggagagagacacagtcacaactacacgctgctctacacctgcatttcagagtgtgtatgctgcagctgtgattgtgtgtgcgtctctgtgtcactgtacagctgtgtctgtgtgtgtctgtataacattgtacatctgctgcagctaggattgtgtgtgtagcagtgtttattgtgttcaatttaccttgtgtagctgctccagcctcactgtgtgtgtgtgtgtctctgtgtgtgtgtgtatagcagtgtgtgtgtttgtgttcaggttacctcgtgttgctgctccagactctcactgcgtcggcagggctgaagtgtttgttcagaagagcaggcaggctgtgccacactgacccggggtgaggcgaggagtgagaggaggggtgaggcgaggggtgagaggaggggtgagctgtgctgtgctgtgctgttcagcctacctgccagcgccttgcctttgtagaggagtccctgttgattgacaggtatgttgagcctgtcagagaccagactccagactgtggagaccttctcatcctcacagacctgtcaagagacaagaacacacagacacacagtgaggggatgagcattaaacactgaaactacatcttcatcctcacaggacaggcgagagacaagaacacacacacacacacacacacacacacacacacacacagtgaagtgacatccctcatctgccaccatgcaaatgcacttagtgtcatttcaaacgggattgagattattattatgcttatgagctaaaaggcaataacaacgtacgaTTATAATcaataaagatgacccccagtcaatatagccggggaaatcacacccccgtcaaaccgcacctgctgatcagagctcacaaagacaaacacattattaaaagccactcagcaaacagtcacaagcgggtccggacggccatttgttattaaaaatgcgggattcaaaaacaaccactgcactgaataataaacaaagtaaacgagatgcactcacctggtttaacgagcgctgtccctcgtagtctgtgtaaaacaagagcaaacgcctcctcacatggcgtccttcttccacaaacttatcacatgaaataaagtcgtttcacacagacacacgcctccggctgagctgtcctctgctctttacaattggtagcgaacttcagggagacagacgaggctttagctttcatttcctatccaatgctgccctcgtgtggacatttagtagaactgctgtcgaggggttgatttgagtgttaactaattctgcttcataaaatcaaatgaaacctgctgaaaaacgtcacgttagcatactgaaatacacaCGCATCTACGTCTGTGGttaaattattgcaaacacccgtatatactttcagatacattttaaaccgctataaaagagaactacagttgattccttcaggcacgttccggtttagaatcgttgtttactttggttatttcgaaactgcccgttttaaaatatgactgatagtaaaacaattcttcactaaaagcatgaaaatataatattattaaaatactgacgtggacacgtgtactaaaaaaatgttttattaataataaatgtatatttttaaacaggtgcgcACCTTGGACAGCCATGGGGTCTATACAAATTAGGTAACGCATTTCTAACTTTTGATTCGCTAACTGCGTTCGCCAATCAGAAGTCATTTAatttgtgacttgtcttttatccaatcagattgtttagGACATGACGTAACCGTTCCACTTTCTCTCCACGAGATAGCCGCATCGGTAAGGAATTCATCAAATAATCTTCCAGCGCCTCCCGTCTGCAGTACCGCTGCGTGTCCACTGGAGGGAGCCGAGCGCCTCCGTGGCGGCGGCTCCGCATGACTCGAGCGCGTTTGTGACGTCCCTGCCCCGATTGGCCCGTCTGTCGCTGTTTGTGAAGATAGCGTTCGCAGTTTTCACTGTGAACCTCTGGAGCTTGGGAAGGGAAACTGCCCGTGAAAGCTGAGcgaccaaaactgtgaaaaatgacatcGCTCTGATAAAAATACGAGACGCCCTACACAGCATGAGTCATAAATCACAGAAATCGTGATTCCtacaaacatcatcatcatcataataataataataatattaataataatacacgtcaTTAATTCGGCTGCAGTGTTGCTAGGACTCCCAGCGTCACATTACCCTCTGGCTGTAGAACCGGTGTGTGTCCACGGGAGGGGGCAGTGTGCCTCACTGCCTGCTTGCCTGCGCTTTGGCTCCGCACCCActcaaaaaccttttttaaaatgtattttgaaatctgAATTTGGACGCGTGTATTGTTTTGAAGTCAGCAAACATTTGAATTGCAGATGAACGAGTGTAGCTGATGGAATTGCATTAAGTTTAACACAAAGAATCGTTCGTGTCAGTGCTTCACAGAGGGTTGTTTtaatataacagttttttttttttaatttgcagacagtttgtgtgaactctatggcgtTGGAGACAGGACGCTTCACATGCTCCAGtttacacgcagtgactgaagaggaGATGCGATGTACCGTTGCTTGTTTAAGACAATGGGGACGGGACTGAGcgcttacagagacgagggacTAACATGAACACAGAGTAACATGAACACACAAAGGCACACACAATTTTACAGTCACGATGTTAACTCGGGGGGAAAGACGCCCTGCATGGCCGATTGGCTGAAAAGCAGAACAGAAGCAGCCTATCACATGAGGGGAGGTGGGTGGTGTTCTTATGACGTCACCGCTGCCAGGTCTATAAAGAGACCCGTTGTGCGCTTTCACGTCAGATGAAAAGAACGAGTCGTTAGGTTTGTGTGGATCAGCGAGGACGCTGGAAACTGGAGACCAGTTGAAGCGCTGGAAATCCTGCGAGCTCCTCGGGAAGCCGCTGGGGGCGGTCAGCCGCCGGGCTTGTCCAGTAATGTTGTGGTTAAGAGCTCGCCTCTGTGTCCTGACGGGTCCCGGAGAGGCTcagtatatttcattttgaaatgcttACAATGCGTCCTTCTGTTTTCAATGCGCACGTctatttgtttctattttgtaatgtgtttatttagtggAGGAGTTTCATGGTAGTTTCGTATTCACTTTCTCATTGCCCTCACAGTGATTTGTGAAAGAGCCTCATGTTTTAAATGATTGTTGAACACACTTCAAtaataaaggttattttaaaGCCGGTTTGAAACACCAAGCATTTGAAAAGCAGATTCAATCAATAATAATGGAATTGTATTAACACAAGTCGTCTCTGCTTCACAAAGCTCGTTAACAACGCAGAGGTGCCAGCTTATAAAAGCAGAACCGaggagaacagcagcagcatttcttttttccaAGGCCAGGGTCTGCTAGCCTGAGAAATGAAAAGGCTCTTGGGTCTGGCAAGCCAGTAACattatttctgctgtttaatGTAGAACTGGTAACTGTAAACACatgacatttaaaatgaacaaccccaATACAAAGACTtcaacacagatttttatttattttgtgtttcttctggatttaaatatcagTAATGAAGAGTGAGTGcttcaaacctggactgaaatattcaacctcaaaactatatcaaaataacaacacctgAAGAAAGATTTGATctcctcagagctgcaggttcctctctctcctctcctcagagctgcagctccctcagtagcaggttcctctccctcctccctctctctcctcagagctgcagctccctcagtagcaggttcctctctctcctccctctctctcctcagagctgcagctccctcagtagcaggttcctctctctcttctcctcagagctgcagctccctcagtagcaggttcctctATCTCCTCCCCTCaaagctgcagctccctcagtagcaggttcctctctctaatctctctctcctctcctcagagctgcagctccctcagtagcaggttcctctccctcctccctctctctccacagagctgcagctccctcagtagcaggttcctctctctcctccctctcctcacctcccctccttggcgaggagaggggagaggtggagaggagaggggggagagggcagcagcagtattcctcagtccaggaaggacagctccatgcactccacagcctcagggtgaagcatgcgggtcgccagccgctccatatcaaccaggctcaacaagcgcagcctccgctcgtaatcctgagagagaggcagagggagagacacagagtcacaactacacgctgctctacacctgcatttcagagtgtgtgtgctgcagctgtgattgtgtgtgcgtctctgtctgtgtgtgtgtgagtcggtgtgtgtgtgtgtaaagcagtgtgtgtgtttattttgttcaggttaccttgtgtagctgctccacactctcactgtgtgtctgtgtgtctgtgtgtgtgtgtgtatagcagtgtgtgtgtttgtgttcaggttaccttgtgttgctgctccagactctcactgcgtcggcagggctgaagtgtttgttcagaagagcaggcaggctgtgccacactgacccggggtgaggcgaggcgtgagaggaggggtgagctgttctgtgctgtgctgtgctgtgctgtgctgttcagcctacctgccagcgccttgcctttgtagaggagtccctgttgattgacaggtatgttgagcctgtcagagaccagactccagactgtggagaccttctcatcctcacagacctgtcaagagacaagaacacacagacacacagtgaggggatgagcattaaacactgaaactacatcttcatcctcacaggacaggcgagagacaagaacacacacagacacacagtgaggggatgagcattaaacactgaaactacatcttcatcagtacgcacgcctcgagtgaagcgacatccctcatctgcaccatgcaaatgcacttagtgtcatttcaaacgggattgagattattatgctcaagagctaaaaggcaataacaacgtacgcttagaaataataaaacaatgtttttaagaaagccctcaggacacgtgacgacatcccctccttgacaacgtcctgtcctcctgtaggaagtgtctctttacctcagcaatacctgagctgggaaggtacacattttaaagggccttgatttccagcaatgcagttcaacccactctgtgatgttttatgttctgttatcaaacaaccgctgacttgcccaatcgtagaaagtagaagtagaaaatgtggtttgtcttaccaaacacacacaatgcgaacagtcagtcaatatgtagcggtattgtgaagcgggatgtggggctgctcaatgccttgctcactgggtgtgcttctattcttttaaacaaagtaaggagaggagaggagagaggggagaggggagaagagaggggagaggtggagagggctgcagcagtattcctcagtccaggaaggacagctccatgcactccacagcctcagggtgaagcatgcaggtcgccagccgctccatatcatccaggctcaacaagcgcagcctccactcgtaatcctgagagagaggcagagggagagacacagagtcacaactacacgctgctctacacctgcatttcagagtgtgtgtgctgcagctgtgattgtgtgtgcgtctctgtgtcactgtacagctgtgtctgtgtgtgtttgtataacagtgtgcatgtgctgcagctaggattgtgtgtgtagcagtgtttattgtgttcaatttatcttgtgtagctgctccagactcactgtgtgtgtctgtgtgtgtgtgtgtgtgtgtatagcagtgtgtgtttgtgttcaggttacctcgtgtagctgctccagactctcactgcgtcggcagggcttaagtgtttgttcagaagagcaggcaggctgtgccacactgacccggggtgaggcgaggagtgagaggaggggtgaggcgaggggtgagaggaggggtgagctgtgctgtgctgttcagcctacctgccagcgccttgcctttgtagaggagtccctgttgattgacaggtatgttgagcctgtcagagaccagactccagactgtagAGACCtactcatcctcacagacctgtcaagagacaagaacacacacagacacacagtgaggggatgagcattaaacactgaaactacatcttcatcctcacagggcaggcgagagacaagaacacacacagtgaggggataagcattaaacactgaaactacatcttcatcagtacgcaagcctcgagtgaagcgacatccctcatctgcaccatgcaaatgcacttagtgtcatttcaaacgggattgagattattatgctcaagagctaaaaggcagtaacaacgtacgcttagaaataataaaacaatgtttttaagaaagccctcaggacacgtgacgacatcccctccttgacaacgtcctgtcctcctgtaggaagtgtctctttacctcagcaatacctgagctgggaaggtacacattttaaagggccttgatttgcagcaatgcagttcaacccactctgtgatgttttatgttctgttatcaaacaaccgctgacttgcccaatcgtagaaagtagaagtagaaaatgtggtttgtcttaccaaacacacacaatgcgaacagtcagtcaatatgtagcggtattgtgaagcgggatgtggggctgctcaatgccttgctcactgggtgtgcttctattcttttaaacaaagtaaggggaggagaggagagggggaggagagaggggagaggggagaagagaggggagaggtggagagggctgcagcagtattcctcagtccaggaaggacagctccatgcactccacagcctcagggtgaagcatgcaagtcgccagccgctccatatcatccaggctcaacaagcgcagcctccgctcgtaatcctgagagagaggcagagggagagacacagagtcacaactacacgctgctctacacctgcatttcagagtgtgtgtgctgcagctgtgattgtgtgtgcatctctgtgtcactgtacagctgtgtctgtgtgtgtctgtataacactgtgcatgtgctgcagctaggattgtg
The sequence above is drawn from the Acipenser ruthenus chromosome 12, fAciRut3.2 maternal haplotype, whole genome shotgun sequence genome and encodes:
- the LOC117417211 gene encoding ubiquitin-like protein 4A-A, yielding MSRSLQSGVWSLTGSTYLSINRDSSTKARRWQVCEDEKVSTVWSLVSDRLNIPVNQQGLLYKGKALAGRLNSTAQHSTAQNSSPLLSRLASPRVSVAQPACSSEQTLQPCRRSESLEQQHKDYERRLRLLSLVDMERLATRMLHPEAVECMELSFLD